CGGATCTTTTCGATGATTTCAGGGCTCTTGACCTCTGAACCGGTGAAGGGCGTGGGAGCTTCCCTGTCCACGTATTCCGGTCGCGGAATCGAGGCGGGAACCGGACGCCGCCGGCTCACGATTCCCGGGGTGAGATGGCCAAGGGGTGCAGTGGCAACTGTGTGGGGCATACCATCGATCTTATCGCCGCACGGCTGTGCCGCGGCACGCCGTCCCCTCGGCCGGAGCTCCGGAACGTCTTTATGAGCACGGAGCAAAAGTTCTGGGAAGAAAACGCACCACGTTCAAGGAGATCCGACCATGACCGAATACTGGTTCAACGTTGTCACGCACGAGGTTGAAAAGGGCCCCCAGTCCGACTGGACGAAACTGCTCGGCCCCTACAAAACAGAGGAAGAGGCGCAGTCAGCTCTTCTGAAGGTGCAGCAGCGCAACGAAGCCTGGGACAAAGAGGACGAAGAAAACCGCAGCTGGTAGCGGCTCCCGCCGCGGGCGGGCCAAGAACCTCACCGGCTAAAAGCTGTGCTCCGGGCCGGGAAAGGTTCCGCTGCGCACTTCGTCCGCATAGCTCCGGGCAGCAGCTGCCAGTACTGAACGGACGTCCGCGAACGCCTTGACGAACCGCGGCTGCTTGCCGCTGCGCAGGCCTGCCATGTCCTGCCAGACAAGGACCTGTCCGGTGGTGGCGTTGCCGGCGCCGATGCCGATGGTGGGAACCGCGACGGCGGCATCCACCTCGGCAGCGACATCGGCCGGCACCATTTCCATCAGGACACAGAAGGCGCCCGCTTCGGCCAGGGCGGCGGCGTCGTCGAGCACTGTGTGCCGGGCGTTCCCGCGCCCCTGTACCCGGTAGCCGCCCAGGGCATGCTCACTCTGCGGCGTGAAGCCCACGTGGGCCATGACGGGGATCCCTGCCGCCGCCAGGGCCCGGACGTGCGGCGCGTAAGCGGCCCCGCCCTCCAGCTTGACGGCGTGCACCAACCCCTCTTTGAGCAGCCGTATCGAGGATTCCACGGCCTGTGCGGGGGAGACCTCGTAGGAGCCGAAGGGCAGGTCGCAGACCACCAGGGCGCGGATGGCTCCCGCCGTGACGGAGCGGGCGAACACGAGCATCTCATCCAGTGTGATGGGCAGCGTGGTGGCGTGGCCCATGACATTGTTGGCGGCCGAATCACCCACCAAGAGCACCTCGATGCCGGCCTCGTCAAAGATGGCGGCGGTGTATTGGTCGTAAGCGGTGAGCATCGCAAAGTGCTCCCCTGAGTTCTTGAACTGCTGCAGGTGCGGGATGCGGATCCGGCGGGGCGTGGACGGGTTCGCAGGATCCCCGGGGGTGCCGGAAAGCGGCGGGCTCCCGGGATCCGGCGCGTACGGAGCGGACTGTTGCGCATCGGTCATGACCTGAGCGTACTAAACACGCGCGGCGTTGCCGCCGTTCTCCCGAAAGCCGCCGGTGTCCGCCGTAACGCAGGGTCCCCTTCAGGGCCTGCGGCGGCAAAAGGCCCGAGGATGGGTAGAGTGAACCCAGGCTTGTAATACTGGGACGGCACCGGAGGATCCGGGCCGTCCCACCGTCTGAAGAAAGAGGGTAGGGATGAACCGCCAGCAGGAATTCGTTTTGCGCACCATTGAAGAGCGAGACGTCCGGTTTGTGCGGTTGTGGTTCACCGATGTTGTGGGCACGCTGAAGTCCGTAGCCCTGGCCCCGGCCGAAGTCGAAGGCGCGTTTGAAGAGGGTCTGGGGTTCGACGGGTCCTCCATTGAGGGACTGGCACGCGTTTTTGAATCAGACATGCTGGCCCAGCCGGATCCGTCCACCTTCCAGATCCTTCCCTGGCGCGGAGACTCCGAGCAGACCTCGCGCATGTTCTGCGACATCCTCACCCCCGACGGCCAGCCCTCGGCGGCGGATCCCCGCAACGTGCTCAAGCGGCAGCTCGCCAAGGCCGCGGACATGGGCTTCACCTGCTACACGCACCCCGAGATTGAGTTCTACCTGCTGAAGTCCGATGAGCTCGGGCCCGACGGCGAACCCGTCCCCGTAGACCGCGCCGGCTACTTTGACCACGTGCCCGGCGGCGTGGCCCAGGACTTCCGCCGCACCGCGGTGTCCATGCTGGAAGCCGTAGGCATCTCGGTGGAGTTCAGCCACCACGAGGCCGGCCCCGGCCAAAACGAGATTGACCTGCGGTACGCGGATGCCCTGCAGACGGCAGACAACATCATGACGTTCCGCACCGTGGTCAAGGAAGTGGCCCTGACCACCAACTGCTACGCCACGTTCATGCCCAAGCCGTTCTCGGATCATCCCGGTTCCGGGATGCACACGCACCTGTCCCTGTTCGAAGGCGACACCAACGCGTTCTTCGAAGCCGGCGCCGAGTACCAGCTGTCCCGCACCGCCCGCCAGTTCATTGCCGGCATCCTGCGGCACGCACCGGAA
This genomic interval from Arthrobacter sunyaminii contains the following:
- the glnA gene encoding type I glutamate--ammonia ligase, with the translated sequence MNRQQEFVLRTIEERDVRFVRLWFTDVVGTLKSVALAPAEVEGAFEEGLGFDGSSIEGLARVFESDMLAQPDPSTFQILPWRGDSEQTSRMFCDILTPDGQPSAADPRNVLKRQLAKAADMGFTCYTHPEIEFYLLKSDELGPDGEPVPVDRAGYFDHVPGGVAQDFRRTAVSMLEAVGISVEFSHHEAGPGQNEIDLRYADALQTADNIMTFRTVVKEVALTTNCYATFMPKPFSDHPGSGMHTHLSLFEGDTNAFFEAGAEYQLSRTARQFIAGILRHAPEFTAVTNQFVNSYKRLWGGGEAPSYVSWGHNNRSALVRVPLYKPGKGQSARIEYRGIDSAANPYLSYAVLLGAGLKGIEEGYELPAGAEDDIESLSAAERRAMGLDPLPASLHDAVRAMEESELVAEILGEQVFENFLRNKRAEWNEYRQHVTQFELKKNLGIL
- the panB gene encoding 3-methyl-2-oxobutanoate hydroxymethyltransferase — its product is MTDAQQSAPYAPDPGSPPLSGTPGDPANPSTPRRIRIPHLQQFKNSGEHFAMLTAYDQYTAAIFDEAGIEVLLVGDSAANNVMGHATTLPITLDEMLVFARSVTAGAIRALVVCDLPFGSYEVSPAQAVESSIRLLKEGLVHAVKLEGGAAYAPHVRALAAAGIPVMAHVGFTPQSEHALGGYRVQGRGNARHTVLDDAAALAEAGAFCVLMEMVPADVAAEVDAAVAVPTIGIGAGNATTGQVLVWQDMAGLRSGKQPRFVKAFADVRSVLAAAARSYADEVRSGTFPGPEHSF
- a CDS encoding SPOR domain-containing protein; translation: MTEYWFNVVTHEVEKGPQSDWTKLLGPYKTEEEAQSALLKVQQRNEAWDKEDEENRSW